The Burkholderia lata genome contains a region encoding:
- a CDS encoding multifunctional CCA addition/repair protein, which produces MNIYAVGGAIRDELLGVPVQDRDYVVVGATPEQMAAQGFRPVGKDFPVFLHPRTQEEYALARTERKTAAGYHGFQFHYAPDVTLDEDLARRDLTVNAMAREVSPEGELVGPVIDPFDGQADLRARVFRHVSDAFVEDPVRILRIARFAARFADFTVADETLALMRRMVDAGEVDALVPERVWQEIARGLMEAKPSRMFAVLRECGALARILPEVDALWGVPQRADYHPEVDTGVHVMMVVDYAAKQGYSLPVRFAALTHDLGKATTPADVLPRHVGHEGRSVDLLKPLCERLRVPNECRDLALVVAREHGNLHRVMEMGAAALVRLFERSDALRKPARFAEMLQACESDARGRLGLDAQPYPQAERLRVALAAARSVDAGAIARGIGNDTEKIKEAVHRARIEAVAQALEIGE; this is translated from the coding sequence ATGAATATCTACGCAGTAGGCGGCGCGATCCGCGACGAATTGCTCGGCGTGCCCGTGCAGGACCGCGACTACGTGGTGGTGGGCGCGACCCCCGAGCAGATGGCCGCGCAGGGTTTCCGGCCGGTCGGCAAGGATTTCCCGGTGTTCCTGCATCCGCGCACGCAGGAGGAGTACGCGCTGGCGCGCACCGAGCGCAAGACGGCGGCCGGCTATCACGGCTTCCAGTTCCATTACGCGCCGGACGTGACGCTCGACGAGGATCTCGCGCGGCGCGACCTGACGGTCAACGCGATGGCGCGCGAGGTGAGCCCGGAGGGCGAGCTGGTCGGGCCGGTGATCGATCCGTTCGACGGGCAGGCCGATTTGCGCGCGCGCGTGTTCCGGCATGTGAGCGATGCGTTCGTCGAGGACCCGGTGCGGATCCTGCGTATCGCGCGCTTCGCCGCGCGGTTCGCGGATTTCACGGTCGCGGACGAAACGCTCGCGCTGATGCGGCGGATGGTCGACGCGGGCGAGGTCGACGCGCTCGTGCCCGAGCGCGTGTGGCAGGAAATCGCGCGCGGGCTGATGGAAGCGAAGCCGTCGCGGATGTTCGCGGTGCTGCGCGAGTGCGGTGCGCTCGCGCGCATCCTGCCGGAAGTCGATGCGTTGTGGGGCGTGCCGCAGCGCGCCGACTACCACCCGGAGGTCGACACGGGCGTGCACGTGATGATGGTCGTCGACTATGCGGCGAAGCAGGGGTATTCGCTGCCGGTGCGCTTCGCGGCGCTCACGCACGATCTCGGCAAGGCGACGACGCCGGCCGACGTGCTGCCGCGCCACGTCGGCCACGAGGGGCGCAGCGTCGACCTGCTCAAGCCGTTGTGCGAGCGGTTGCGCGTGCCGAACGAATGCCGCGATCTCGCGCTGGTGGTCGCGCGCGAGCACGGCAACCTGCATCGCGTGATGGAGATGGGCGCGGCCGCGCTGGTGCGGCTGTTCGAGCGCAGCGACGCGCTGCGCAAGCCGGCGCGTTTCGCCGAGATGCTGCAGGCGTGCGAATCGGATGCGCGCGGGCGGCTTGGGCTCGACGCGCAGCCGTATCCGCAGGCCGAGCGGCTGCGCGTCGCGCTCGCGGCCGCGCGCAGCGTCGATGCCGGTGCAATCGCGCGCGGCATCGGCAACGATACGGAGAAGATCAAGGAAGCCGTGCATCGCGCACGGATCGAGGCCGTCGCGCAGGCGCTCGAGATCGGCGAATAG
- the pxpB gene encoding 5-oxoprolinase subunit PxpB: MTQPRIYPLGDAALVCEVPPPATLDCQRRVWAVAEAARAWPDVIDVVPGMNNLTIVFDALATTAESLTPALRDAWETADVEHADGREVEIPVEYGGAAGPDLPAVAAHTGLSADEVVARHAAGAYVVFFVGFQPGFAYLGGLDTALHTPRRAAPRLEVPAGSVGIGGAQTGIYPATSPGGWQLIGRTSHVLFDPARPQPTLLLPGDRVRFTIAGVDAR; the protein is encoded by the coding sequence ATGACGCAACCCCGCATTTATCCGCTCGGCGATGCCGCCCTCGTCTGCGAGGTGCCGCCGCCCGCCACGCTCGATTGCCAGCGCCGCGTCTGGGCCGTTGCCGAGGCCGCGCGCGCGTGGCCCGACGTGATCGACGTCGTGCCCGGCATGAACAACCTGACGATCGTGTTCGACGCGCTCGCCACGACGGCCGAGTCGCTCACGCCGGCGCTGCGCGACGCGTGGGAGACGGCCGACGTCGAGCACGCGGACGGCCGCGAGGTCGAGATCCCGGTCGAATACGGTGGCGCCGCCGGCCCCGACCTGCCGGCCGTCGCCGCGCATACCGGCCTGTCGGCCGACGAGGTCGTCGCGCGCCACGCGGCCGGCGCCTACGTCGTGTTCTTCGTCGGCTTCCAGCCGGGTTTCGCGTATCTCGGCGGGCTCGACACCGCACTGCACACGCCGCGCCGCGCGGCGCCGCGCCTCGAGGTGCCGGCCGGCTCGGTCGGCATCGGCGGGGCGCAGACGGGCATCTATCCGGCCACGTCGCCCGGCGGCTGGCAACTGATCGGCCGCACGTCGCACGTGCTGTTCGATCCGGCGCGGCCGCAGCCGACGCTGCTGCTGCCCGGCGACCGCGTGCGCTTCACCATTGCGGGAGTCGACGCACGATGA
- a CDS encoding lytic transglycosylase domain-containing protein: MSNSLFRVYRAVALTLSATALVAGTAACAAPNDDTVSGDDQTFVQLREAARRNDAAKAAQLASMIPNYPVPSYVEYFQIKPQLFDSTGRARVDAPDAPVQSFLQRYDGQAIADRLRNDYLLVLGARHDWRNFDDQYKRFVLDDDTQVKCYALESRAARGENVADAARALLVEPKNYGDACVDLITALTVNQQFTSDDVWQQARLAYEQNYTTLGGKIVDALGPRPVGFDQATSAPPLYLARGVGPDATSHQLALIALSRMARNDPDAAAGMLTSVAASLTKQEQAIAWGAIGYQGAIKRSPLASVWYAKSTNAPLSNPGYEWRTRAALLAGNWPMVRWSIEQMPPSLRDDPAWIYWHARALKQSGDTLQANQEFEQVAGQFNFYGQLAGEELGQRTTIPPRTKVSDAEIDAMSKIPGFALAQRFYALNLRLEGNREWNWPLRGMTDRQLLAAAEYGKRVELLDRTVNTADRTKAEHDFTLRYPSPYRNIVERYAQSTGLDIEWAYGLIRQESRFIISARSSVGAGGLMQLMPATAQMVAKKLGMGTISRAQMHDIDTNIQLGTWYLADIYNNFDSSPVLATAGYNAGPGRPRQWRQVLTQPVEGAIFAETIPFNETRDYVKNVLSNTVYYAALFEGKPQSLKKRLGMISP, encoded by the coding sequence ATGTCGAACAGCCTTTTCCGAGTATATCGCGCGGTCGCGCTGACGCTTTCGGCCACCGCGCTCGTCGCGGGCACGGCTGCGTGCGCCGCACCGAACGACGATACGGTCTCCGGGGACGACCAGACCTTCGTGCAGCTTCGTGAAGCCGCGCGTCGCAACGACGCTGCGAAAGCCGCGCAGCTCGCGTCGATGATCCCGAACTATCCGGTACCGTCCTACGTCGAGTATTTCCAGATCAAGCCGCAGTTGTTCGATTCGACGGGCCGCGCGCGCGTGGACGCGCCGGACGCGCCCGTGCAGTCGTTCCTGCAGCGCTACGACGGCCAGGCGATCGCCGACCGCCTGCGCAACGACTACCTGCTCGTGCTCGGCGCGCGCCACGACTGGCGCAACTTCGACGACCAGTACAAGCGCTTCGTGCTCGACGACGACACGCAGGTCAAGTGCTATGCGCTCGAATCGCGCGCGGCGCGCGGCGAGAACGTCGCGGATGCGGCACGTGCGCTGCTCGTCGAGCCGAAGAATTACGGCGACGCGTGCGTCGACCTGATCACCGCGCTGACGGTCAACCAGCAGTTCACGAGCGACGACGTGTGGCAGCAGGCGCGTCTCGCGTACGAGCAGAACTACACGACGCTCGGCGGCAAGATCGTCGATGCGCTCGGCCCGCGCCCGGTCGGCTTCGACCAGGCGACGAGTGCGCCGCCGCTGTACCTCGCGCGCGGCGTCGGCCCCGACGCGACCTCGCACCAGCTCGCGCTGATCGCGCTCAGCCGCATGGCGCGCAACGATCCGGACGCGGCAGCCGGGATGCTGACGTCGGTCGCCGCCTCGCTGACCAAGCAGGAACAGGCGATCGCGTGGGGCGCGATCGGCTACCAGGGCGCGATCAAGCGCTCGCCGCTCGCATCGGTCTGGTACGCGAAATCCACGAATGCGCCGCTGTCGAACCCGGGCTACGAATGGCGCACGCGCGCCGCGCTGCTCGCCGGCAACTGGCCGATGGTGCGCTGGTCGATCGAGCAGATGCCGCCGTCGCTGCGCGACGATCCGGCCTGGATCTACTGGCATGCGCGCGCGCTCAAGCAGAGCGGCGACACGCTGCAGGCGAACCAGGAATTCGAGCAGGTCGCGGGCCAGTTCAACTTCTACGGGCAGCTCGCCGGCGAAGAGCTCGGCCAGCGCACGACGATCCCGCCGCGCACGAAGGTGAGCGACGCCGAGATCGACGCGATGAGCAAGATTCCGGGCTTCGCGCTCGCGCAGCGTTTCTACGCGCTGAACCTGCGCCTCGAAGGCAACCGCGAATGGAACTGGCCGCTGCGCGGGATGACCGATCGCCAGCTGCTGGCCGCAGCCGAATACGGCAAGCGCGTCGAGCTGCTCGACCGCACGGTCAACACGGCCGACCGCACGAAGGCCGAGCACGACTTCACGCTGCGCTACCCGTCGCCGTACCGCAATATCGTCGAGCGCTATGCGCAATCGACGGGCCTCGACATCGAGTGGGCGTACGGGCTGATCCGCCAGGAATCGCGCTTCATCATCAGCGCGCGTTCGTCGGTGGGCGCGGGCGGCCTGATGCAGCTGATGCCGGCCACCGCGCAGATGGTCGCGAAGAAGCTCGGCATGGGCACGATCTCGCGTGCGCAGATGCACGACATCGATACCAATATCCAGCTCGGCACCTGGTATCTGGCGGACATCTACAACAACTTCGACAGCTCGCCGGTGCTCGCCACGGCCGGCTACAACGCGGGCCCGGGCCGGCCGCGCCAGTGGCGCCAGGTGTTGACGCAGCCGGTCGAAGGCGCGATCTTCGCAGAAACGATTCCGTTCAACGAGACGCGCGACTACGTGAAGAACGTGCTGTCGAACACCGTCTATTACGCGGCGCTCTTCGAGGGCAAACCGCAGTCGTTGAAGAAACGTCTAGGCATGATCTCGCCCTGA
- a CDS encoding complex I NDUFA9 subunit family protein produces MDRQTVALLGGTGFIGSRLVNALIESGKQVRIGTRRRDHARHLQMLPVEVVELEALDTRTLARFVAGAHAAINLVGVLHGGRGTPYGPGFERAHVTLPAALATACTEVGVRRVLHMSALGADSHGASMYQRSKGDGEAALHAIAATDSLALTIFRPSVVFGPGDAFLNTFANLQRSVPVLPLAMPDARFQPVFVGDVVRAFVNTLDLAASHGKTYELGGPTVYTLEQLVRYCGTLVGRQARIVRLPDALARLQASVFECLPGEPVLTRDNLATMSVPNVLSGPLAPELGISPASLESIAPAYLGNTAQRSRFDWFRSRR; encoded by the coding sequence ATGGATCGCCAGACCGTCGCGCTGCTGGGCGGCACCGGCTTCATCGGCAGCCGGCTCGTCAATGCGCTGATCGAATCCGGCAAGCAGGTACGGATCGGCACGCGCCGGCGCGACCACGCGCGTCACCTGCAGATGCTGCCGGTCGAAGTCGTCGAGCTCGAAGCGCTCGACACGCGCACGCTCGCGCGCTTCGTCGCCGGTGCGCACGCGGCGATCAACCTGGTCGGCGTGCTGCACGGCGGCCGCGGCACGCCGTACGGGCCCGGCTTCGAACGCGCGCACGTCACGCTGCCGGCCGCGCTCGCGACCGCCTGCACCGAGGTGGGCGTGCGGCGCGTGCTGCACATGAGCGCGCTCGGCGCCGATTCGCACGGCGCGAGCATGTACCAGCGCTCGAAGGGCGACGGCGAGGCCGCGCTGCATGCGATCGCGGCGACCGATTCGCTCGCGCTGACGATCTTCCGCCCGTCGGTCGTGTTCGGCCCCGGCGACGCGTTCCTCAACACGTTCGCGAATCTGCAGCGCTCGGTGCCGGTGCTGCCGCTCGCGATGCCCGACGCGCGCTTCCAGCCGGTGTTCGTCGGCGATGTCGTGCGCGCGTTCGTCAACACGCTCGATCTCGCGGCCTCACACGGCAAGACCTACGAACTCGGCGGCCCGACCGTCTACACGCTCGAGCAGCTGGTGCGCTATTGCGGCACGCTGGTCGGCCGGCAGGCACGCATCGTGCGGCTGCCCGACGCGCTCGCGCGGCTGCAGGCAAGCGTGTTCGAATGCCTGCCCGGCGAGCCCGTGCTCACGCGCGACAATCTCGCGACGATGTCGGTGCCGAACGTGCTGTCGGGGCCGCTCGCGCCGGAGCTCGGGATCTCGCCCGCGAGCCTCGAAAGCATCGCGCCCGCGTATCTCGGCAATACCGCGCAGCGGTCCCGGTTCGACTGGTTCCGCTCGCGCCGCTAG
- a CDS encoding winged helix DNA-binding protein — MKRPATKIVSSEHLVSDSSAELSELEYGLIMAGNAFNRWMVRCMSAAGAKDMTAVEVSLLHHVSHRERKKKLADICFVLNIEDTHVATYALKKLIARGYVKSEKNGKEVFFFATDAGRDLCLKYREVREHCLIETLKDSGLTNEQIGDAAQLLRNASGLYDTAARAAASL; from the coding sequence ATGAAGCGTCCTGCGACCAAGATCGTGTCATCCGAACACCTCGTTTCCGATTCGAGCGCGGAGCTGTCGGAGCTCGAATACGGGCTCATCATGGCAGGCAATGCTTTCAACCGGTGGATGGTGCGCTGCATGTCGGCGGCCGGCGCGAAGGACATGACGGCGGTCGAGGTGTCGCTGCTGCATCACGTCAGCCATCGCGAACGCAAGAAGAAGCTCGCCGACATCTGCTTCGTGCTCAATATCGAGGATACGCACGTCGCGACCTATGCGCTGAAAAAACTGATCGCCCGCGGCTATGTGAAAAGCGAGAAGAACGGCAAGGAAGTGTTCTTCTTCGCGACCGACGCGGGCCGCGACCTGTGCCTGAAGTACCGCGAGGTGCGCGAGCACTGCCTGATCGAGACGCTGAAGGACAGCGGGCTCACCAACGAGCAGATCGGCGACGCGGCGCAGTTGCTGCGCAACGCATCGGGCCTGTACGACACGGCTGCGCGCGCGGCGGCATCGCTGTAA
- the pxpA gene encoding 5-oxoprolinase subunit PxpA, which translates to MQIDLNADLGEGCGSDEALLDLVTSANIACGWHAGGANAMRDCVRWAVQKGVAIGAHPSFHDPENFGRKEMQLPASDIYAGVLYQLGALSAIAQAEGGRIAHVKPHGALYNQAARDPMIADAVVSAIRDFDPSLAVFGLANSVFVAAARHAGLAAVEEVFADRGYRADGSLVPRNQPGALIDDEDTMIARTLDMVRSRQVRAIGGEWVMLNAQTVCLHGDGPHALVFAKRIRAALEAVGVDVVAPGMLQADERA; encoded by the coding sequence ATGCAAATCGATCTGAATGCCGATCTCGGCGAAGGATGCGGTTCGGACGAGGCGCTGCTCGACCTCGTGACGTCCGCGAACATCGCATGCGGGTGGCATGCGGGCGGTGCGAACGCGATGCGCGACTGCGTGCGCTGGGCCGTGCAAAAAGGCGTGGCGATCGGCGCGCACCCGAGCTTTCACGATCCGGAGAATTTCGGCCGCAAGGAAATGCAGCTGCCGGCCAGCGACATCTACGCGGGCGTGCTGTACCAGCTCGGCGCGCTGTCTGCGATCGCACAGGCCGAAGGCGGGCGCATCGCGCACGTGAAACCGCACGGTGCGTTGTACAACCAGGCCGCGCGCGACCCGATGATCGCCGATGCGGTGGTGTCCGCGATCCGCGATTTCGATCCGTCGCTCGCGGTGTTCGGGCTCGCGAACAGCGTGTTCGTCGCGGCCGCGCGGCACGCGGGGCTCGCCGCGGTGGAGGAAGTGTTCGCCGATCGCGGCTACCGCGCCGATGGCTCGCTCGTGCCGCGCAACCAGCCCGGCGCACTGATCGACGACGAGGACACGATGATCGCGCGCACGCTGGACATGGTGCGCAGCCGGCAGGTGCGTGCGATCGGCGGCGAATGGGTGATGCTCAATGCGCAGACCGTCTGCCTGCACGGTGACGGGCCGCATGCGCTGGTATTCGCGAAACGGATTCGCGCCGCGCTCGAGGCGGTGGGCGTCGACGTGGTTGCGCCCGGCATGCTGCAGGCCGACGAACGCGCCTGA
- a CDS encoding 5-formyltetrahydrofolate cyclo-ligase: MEHEVSESIARNPVPNPKVALRKTLSGARRDAASQPAANAALDARLRTLLERLAPRTVGFYWPLPGEFDAREAVLAWCAAGAGRQAALPVIDERHTPLEFHAWDAHTPMREGHHRIPEPASGIVVVPDLLLIPCVGFDLERYRLGYGGGYYDRTLAAWPGTELPVTVGIAYDACRVDALPAEAHDLALRWIVTDAALYPAAG, translated from the coding sequence ATGGAGCACGAAGTGAGCGAAAGCATAGCACGCAACCCTGTGCCAAACCCGAAGGTTGCGCTACGCAAAACGCTGTCCGGCGCGCGCCGCGACGCCGCGTCGCAACCCGCCGCGAACGCCGCGCTCGACGCACGGCTGCGCACGCTGCTCGAACGGCTCGCGCCGCGCACGGTCGGGTTCTACTGGCCGCTGCCGGGCGAATTCGATGCACGCGAGGCAGTGCTCGCGTGGTGTGCGGCCGGTGCCGGCCGGCAGGCCGCGCTGCCCGTGATCGACGAGCGGCACACGCCGCTCGAGTTCCATGCGTGGGACGCGCACACGCCGATGCGCGAAGGTCATCACCGGATTCCGGAACCGGCGTCGGGAATCGTCGTCGTGCCCGACCTGTTATTGATTCCCTGTGTGGGATTCGACCTGGAGCGCTACCGGCTCGGCTACGGCGGCGGCTACTACGACCGCACGCTGGCCGCATGGCCGGGCACCGAGCTGCCCGTGACGGTCGGCATCGCCTACGATGCGTGCCGCGTCGACGCACTGCCGGCCGAAGCGCACGATCTCGCGCTGCGCTGGATCGTGACCGACGCCGCGCTGTACCCGGCCGCCGGATGA
- a CDS encoding glutathione S-transferase family protein — translation MKLVIGDKNYSSWSMRPWLLLAHFGIPFDEIAIELRHDDTAARIREYSPTGKVPCLVDDHGVAIWDSLAIAETLAERYPQFPMWPADPLERAHARCVAAEMHSGFAALRTQMGMNVRASMPGRGATPDALADVARIDALWSECLEASGGPFLFGEFGIADAMYAPVVMRFNTYAPGLSPEAAGYAARVTALPAVQRWIDAARRETNVIAEYEPTP, via the coding sequence ATGAAACTCGTCATTGGAGACAAGAACTACTCGTCGTGGTCGATGCGCCCGTGGCTGCTGCTCGCGCATTTCGGCATCCCGTTCGACGAGATCGCCATCGAACTGCGCCACGATGACACGGCCGCACGCATCCGCGAGTATTCGCCGACCGGCAAGGTGCCGTGCCTGGTCGACGACCACGGCGTCGCGATCTGGGATTCGCTCGCGATCGCCGAAACGCTCGCCGAACGCTATCCGCAATTCCCGATGTGGCCAGCCGATCCGCTCGAGCGCGCGCATGCGCGTTGCGTCGCGGCCGAGATGCATTCGGGCTTCGCGGCGCTGCGCACGCAGATGGGCATGAACGTGCGCGCGTCGATGCCGGGACGCGGTGCGACGCCCGACGCGCTCGCCGATGTCGCGCGCATCGATGCGCTGTGGAGCGAGTGTCTCGAGGCGTCGGGCGGGCCGTTCCTGTTCGGCGAATTCGGTATCGCCGATGCGATGTACGCGCCGGTCGTGATGCGCTTCAACACGTATGCGCCGGGCCTGTCGCCGGAAGCGGCCGGCTATGCGGCCCGCGTGACGGCGCTGCCGGCCGTGCAGCGCTGGATCGACGCCGCGCGCCGCGAAACGAACGTGATCGCCGAGTACGAGCCGACGCCATGA
- a CDS encoding biotin-dependent carboxyltransferase family protein: MTQSNVPATIEVVRAGPLTTVQDLGRRGTRHLGVAQGGALDGLALEVGNRLVGNRPDAAAVEITIGPAAFRFPRATRIAITGTEFGATLDGQRVYSWWSLPVEAGQTLVLPAAKRGMRGYLCIAGGIDVLPMLGSRSTDLASRFGGLGGRALRDGDRLPVGVLPAGMGCLAADAPEFGVKAPAWCAFVRVDEPPRRHRPAHAPWAMPVRVLPGPDYASFAADSQQAFWDEEWLVTANSNRMGYRLAGVELARERPAELLSHAVLPGTIQVPPNGQPIVLMHDAQTTGGYPKIGTVIRADLWKLAQARLNLPIRFVRTTPDAARAALAAERAYLRQIDVAIDMREEARRRAQSRAA, encoded by the coding sequence ATGACCCAGAGCAACGTACCGGCCACCATCGAGGTGGTGCGGGCCGGCCCGCTGACCACCGTGCAGGATCTCGGGCGCCGCGGCACGCGCCATCTCGGCGTCGCGCAGGGTGGCGCGCTCGACGGCCTCGCGCTCGAAGTCGGCAACCGGCTGGTCGGCAACCGCCCCGATGCGGCGGCCGTCGAGATCACGATCGGCCCGGCCGCTTTCCGCTTCCCGCGCGCGACCCGCATCGCGATCACCGGCACCGAGTTCGGTGCAACGCTCGACGGCCAGCGCGTATATTCATGGTGGAGCCTGCCGGTCGAGGCCGGGCAAACGCTCGTGCTGCCCGCCGCGAAACGCGGGATGCGCGGCTACCTGTGCATCGCCGGCGGCATCGACGTGCTGCCGATGCTCGGCTCGCGCAGCACCGATCTCGCATCGCGCTTCGGGGGCCTCGGCGGCCGCGCGCTGCGCGACGGCGATCGCCTCCCGGTCGGCGTGCTTCCGGCCGGGATGGGTTGCCTCGCGGCCGACGCGCCCGAATTCGGTGTCAAGGCGCCCGCGTGGTGCGCATTCGTGCGCGTCGACGAGCCGCCGCGCCGTCACCGCCCCGCGCACGCGCCGTGGGCGATGCCCGTGCGCGTGCTGCCGGGCCCCGACTACGCGTCGTTCGCCGCCGATTCGCAGCAAGCGTTCTGGGATGAAGAATGGCTGGTCACGGCAAACAGCAACCGCATGGGCTACCGGCTCGCCGGCGTCGAGCTCGCGCGCGAGCGGCCGGCCGAACTGCTGTCGCACGCGGTGCTGCCCGGCACGATCCAGGTGCCGCCGAACGGCCAGCCGATCGTGCTGATGCACGACGCGCAGACCACCGGCGGCTACCCGAAGATCGGCACGGTGATCCGCGCGGATCTGTGGAAACTCGCGCAGGCGCGGCTCAACCTGCCGATCCGCTTCGTGCGCACGACGCCCGATGCCGCGCGCGCCGCGCTGGCCGCGGAACGTGCGTATCTGCGGCAGATCGACGTGGCGATCGACATGCGCGAGGAAGCGCGCCGCCGCGCCCAGTCGCGTGCGGCATGA